The following is a genomic window from Amycolatopsis sp. BJA-103.
CTTGAGGTGCGGCGGGGACAGTGCGGCGGCCTGCCACTGGTTGGTCGCGAGGTACGAGATGCCGAGCATGCCGACGTTGCCGTTGCTCCACGGCTGGACGCCTGCCCATTCGATCGCTTCGTAGAGGTCTTGTGTCTCACGCGGGGAGAAGAAGTCGATCTCACCCTCGCTGCCGCCCGTACCGCGCACGTCGATCCGCACGCAGACGTAGCCTTCCGGGACCCACCGTTCCGGGTCCGGGTATTCCCAGACCTGGTACGCGCTGGTCGACTTCTCCGCCACTTCGGGGTGTTCACGCACGAGCGCGGAGAACGCGGACGCGAACCCCTCCGCGAACGCGAGTCCCTTGCCGTACGGGCTGGCCGCCAGCAGCACCGGGTGCGGCCCGTCGTCGTCCGGCCGGAAGATGTCGACGGCGAGCGTCACCCCGTCGCTCATCGTGATCCGCACATCCCAGTCGACCCGCATGCCGTCACGCACTTCACTGTAGGGCTCGTAGTGCTGTGTCATGGCTTCCTTTCTTCTTCTGTCCTTTGTGGTCAGTCGCGCGCCTTGCCCATCGCGGCCATGGCGACGAGGCCGACGACCGGGATGGCGCACAACTGGATGACCCCGGCGGTTTGCCAGCCGAAGGCGGTTTTGGTGGCCGCGAAGAAATAGCCGGAGAAACTCGCCGGGATGTACATTGCCGCGACGAACAGGCCCGTCGCCCGGCCGACCTTCGCGCTGGGCACCGAACGCTGGATGAGCGCGCTGGTGTTGGTGTAGACGACCCCGGTGAAGGCGACCCCCAGCAGCAGTGAGAACACGAGCTGCGCGGGATAGGTCGTGCCGAGGACGAAGATCCCGGCCCCGCATCCGGCGATCGCGGCGAATCCGGCCACGTTGACCAGCCGCTGGTCGAACCGGTCGGCGAAGATGCCGCAGAAGACCGCCGTGAGCGCGCCGAGCCCGAACATGCCGGCGGCGAGCGCGGTCTGGTCGGAAGCGTAGCCGTGCGTCTCGCGGAGATAGGTGGGATACAGCCCGAGGTAGCCGTAGATGGTGAAGCCCGCGGCGACGGTGGCGATGGTGCAGCAGACGACGCGCCGGTTGAAGAAGCGGACGGCATCGCCCGGTGCCGACGTGGTGCGCGGTTCCTCGTGGCGGCCGATCTCAGTCACCGACCGCGGCACCGCGAAGATGAGGACGACGAGGATCACGAGGCCGATCGCGCCGAACACGTAAAGCGGGACGCGCCAGTCGCCCGTCGAAGACAGGAGCGCGCCGCCGAAGAGCGGACCGGCGAACGCGCCGAGCCCGAACGCGGCATTGATCGACCCGATCGCCACCGCGCGGTTGCGGTGGAAGTACGCGCCGACAGCGGCGTACAGCGCCGCGTTCTGGGCTCCTTCGCCGACACCGGACAGGATCCGCCACACGGTCAGGTCGACGAGCCCGGCCGCCGTCGCCTGCAGCGCGCAGGTGATCGAGAACAGCAGAAGGCTCGCGATGATGATCCGTTTCCGGCCGATCCGGTCGGCCAGATAGCCGGCCGGGATACCGGCCAGGCCCATGCCGAGGGTGAAGATCGTCGACAGCGTCCCGGCCTGGTTGCCGGTGAGCGCGTAGGCCTGCTTGATATCGGGCAGCAGGATGGCGAACACCTGCCGGTCCATCGCGTTGACGAGGTAGGTCAGGTCGAGGACGAGCAGGATGAGCAGGGTCCGGAAGGTCCACTTGGCGGCGCCGGACGCCGGGGTGCTGCCGGTCAGCGTGGAGCCGGCGAGATCGGGGGTGGTCATGGCGGTGCTCCTCGGAGCAGGAGTGGGGTACGGAAAGTCGACGGCACGCGGGCACGTGCGGGATGGCGAACGGGGGTTCGCGCCGTCCTCCGGGACGGCCGGATGGTGCCGGAACGGGATTCAGTACAGGGAGAGCAGTCGCAGGCCGTGCCGCACCTGTTTGAGCCGGTCGTGACGCTCGTGGCGGGCTGCGATCGCCTGGTCGAGTGACACCGGCACGAAGCCGACCGTGTCCGGTGCCTTGAGCTGGGCGAGCACGTCGAGGTCGGCGCTCACGACCGTGCCGATCGTCGCGTAGCCACCTCCGGTCACGGCGTCGCGCAGCAGGCAGATGGCCTCCTCGCCGTTGGGTACCTGCACCGATCCCACCGGGTAGCCCAGGTCGACCACGTTGCTGGGGTTGTCGCCCGCGCCGAACGGGGCTTCACGGTCGACGAACCGCAGTGCCGGCCCGATCAGGCGGCGACCGGTGCGGTCGGATTCGGGCGAGACGGTGAACGTCGAGGAGAAGAACTCGCGGACGCTTTCGTCGGTGAACCGGTGACGGCACAGTCCTTCGACGAGCCGGAGGCGCTGGTGCCCGCCGAGGACGGGACGCAACCGGGGATCGACGGTGCTGCCCGCGCCGGGGCGGAACATCCCGGTCTCGTCGCCGACCGGCAGGATGTCGCCGGAGACGAGCGCCCGGCCGTCGTGCCCGCCGATCGCCGAACTCTGGTAGGTGGACCGGCTCCCGAGGAACGGCTCGGTCCCGATCCCTCCGCGCACCGCGAGGTAGGCATGGCAACCGCTGCGCAGCGTGCCGATCCGCAGCACCTGGCCGGGTTCCACGAACAGTGTCCGCCAGCACGACACGGGCACGCCGTCGACGTCGGCGTCGGCTTCGCCGCCGGTGACCGCCACGGTCGCCGGTTCGGTGAAGCGCAGTGCCGGTCCGATCATGGTGATTTCCAGCGTCGCCGCGTTCTCGTGGTTGCCGGCGAGCAGGTTGGCGCAGCGGTGCGAGTACTGGTCGAGCGCTCCCGAAGGGGGCAGTCCGATGGCGTATTGCCCGTCGCGGCCGAGATCCTGGACGAGGGTGCGGGCGCCGGGGGAGAGGACTGTCAGCATGACAACGCCGCCTCCAAAGTGCGCGGATAGCCTGCCGGGTCGGCGAGGAACTCGGCGAGCGCGAAGCGCACTGGTGCGCGCCGATACCGGTACCGGCCTTCGCGTGAGTCGGTGCGCAACTGCTCGTACTCCTCGCCGGGGACGGGCCGGAAGCTCAGCAGCGTCGAGATCGTGGCGAGCACCTTCGACGTCTCGAACCCGGGAGTCCGCTGGGTGAGGTCGGCGACCGGGACGGGGGAGCGGCCGAGCAGCTGGTAGCCACCGACCCCCGCGGTCGGGTACACGACGGTGAACGCGCCGCCGTGCGCGACCGCCCTGGCCGGGGTTTCCGTCCTCGGCCGCAGGTATTTGGGCGCCTGGATCTGCCGCTCGCGCGGCACGAGCTGGACGCATTCGGTGTTGCCCGGCTTGAAACACGGGAAGGTGACGATGAACGGCGCCGACGTGTGCGCGGTGACGAGGTCGGCCACCGAGGCCAGCCCGTTGATTCGCGCGGTGTAGGCGATGTCCGTCTCCGTCGGCGACTGGTGCCGGTCCCGGAACTTCAGGCAGGTCCGCTCGGTCTCCGGATCCGCGTACCACACGGGGATCTCGACGATCTCCGTGTCCAGCGCCACCGAGCCCGCCTCCCCGAACCGGTCGTGCAAGCGGGCCAGCGCTCGCACGAGTTCGCGCGGGTGCAGCACGTCCGGGTCGGCGCGCACGAGATAGCTCGCGTTGGCCGGGGCGACATCGAGGACGCCGGGCAACTCGCGCCGGGCCAGCTCCCCGGTGATCGCCTGGATCCGCAGCGCTTGCGCGAGGTCCATCCCTTCGCACACTTCGACGAACACGAACTCGTCGCCACCGAAGCTGGCCCGTGCGCCGTCAGCGAAGAACTCGTAGCCGCTCATGGCGCCTGCTCGGGGGCGCGCAGGAGGAATCCCGCCGATTCGAGGCGCCGTCGCACGGCCGCCGCGACCGCGACCGCGTTCGGCCGGTCACCGTGTACGCAAATCGAGCGCACCGGCATCGGGATCACCGTCCCGCCGACCGTGCGGACGGTGCCGCGCGCCATCTCCAGCGCACGATCCGCGATCGCTTCCGGGTCCTTGGTTCGCGGGACCGGCTCGACGATGTTGATCCCGTCCTGGTCGAAGTCGAGGTCGGCCGCGTTCTCCGGGATGACCGGCAACCCCGCCGTGGTGACCGCGCGCATCGCCTCGGTGGGCGCGAACATCAGCGGCACGCCCGGGAGGACCGGTTGGAGTGCCCGCGCGACCCTGGTCGCCAGCTCGGGCGAACGGCAGATCCGCCCCATGAGCGCGCCGTGCGGTTTGACATGGGTGAGGGGCACGTTCTCGACCGCGGCGAGCCCGGCGAGCGCGCCGACCTGGTAGAGGATGTAGTCGACCACGTCGGAGTCGGTCGCGGGCAGCGCCCTGCGGCCGAAGCCGAGCAGGTCCGGGTAGCCGGGGTGGGCGCCCGCGGCGATCCCCGCCTCCCGTGCGCGGATCAGGGACGACCGCATGGTCGCCGGATCGCCGGCGTGATAGCCGCAGGCGATGTTGGCGGTCGTGATGTGCCGGAACAAGGCTTCGTCGTCGCCGAGCGTCCACCGGCCGAAGCTTTCGCCGGCGTCCGCGTTCAGGTCGATCGTCGGTGCGGTCATGATCACCTCCGGATCAGATGGGAAGGATTCGGGCGGCCGAATCGGCGAAGCGTTCGAGCAGCAGTGAGGCGTCGGAGGCGTCGAACACCAGCGGTGGCCGGATCTTGATGACGTTGCCGTGCGGCCCGGAAGCCGACACGAGCACGAAGTGTTCGCGCAGATCGTCCACAAGGGACTGGGCGAGGACCCGGTCCGGGTCCGTGCTTTCCGGTGCGGTCACCTCGATTCCGAGGAACAACCCGGCGCCGCGCACGTCGGCGAGGCGAGGGTGGTCCGAGACGATGCGGGCGAACCCCCGCTTCAGCTGTGCGCCGATCTCGTGGGCGTTGTCGATGAGACCTTCGCCTTCGATGGTGCGGAGCACTGCCGCGGCCGCGGCGATCGGTACGTTGCTGCCGCCGAAAGTGTTGAAGTAGCGCACGTTCCGGCCGAACGCCTGGCCGACCTCGTGCCGCAGCACCGTCGCGGCCACCGGGATCCCGTTGCCCATCGGCTTTCCCAGGGTCACCAGATCGGGCACGACCTCATGCCTGCCGAAGCCCCACCATCCCGTTCCCGTGCGGCCGAACCCCGCCTGGACCTCGTCCGCGAGGTAGACCCCGCCCGCCGCACGGACCTCGGCGGCGAGTACGCCGAGCAGATCCGTCGGAACCGGCTGCACGCCGTCGGAGGAAAAGATGCTGTCCACCACGAGCGCGCAGACCCCGAACCCGTGCCGCCGGAGATCGTCGATGGCCGCCCGGATCTCGGTGCGCAGCTCGGTCACCACCGAGGCGCCCTGCCGCAGGGGGTCCGGCGCGCTGATCGTGCGCACGTGCGGTCCCAGCGGCGAGGTCGGGCCGAGGGACGGGGAGAACGCCGCGACCTCGGCGGTCACCCCGTGGTAGGCGTTGCGCGTGACGATGATCCCGGTGTTGCCGGTGTGCGCCCGCGCGATGCGCAAGGCGAGGTCGTTCGCTTCCGAGCCGGTGCAGGTGTAGGTGACCCGGTCGAGTTCCGCGGGGAACGTCGCGAGCAACCGTTCGGAGAAGTCGAGCAGGTCGGCCTGCAGGTAGCGGGTGTTCGTGGTGAGCAGCGACAACTGCCGGGTGACCGCCTCGACGACGGCGGGATGGCAGTGTCCGAGCGAGACGACGTTGTTGTAGGCGTCGAGGTACTCGTTGCCCGCGGAGTCGTAGAGGTGTACGCCCTTGCCGCGGACGACCTCGACCGGGTTCGTGTAGAACAGCTGGTATCCCGGCCCGAGCACCTTCTCACGCCGGACGAGGAGGTCCCGGATGTGCGGCGGCTGCGCGGCCAAGGACGCGCCGGTGAAGCCGTTGACCATTTCCGGCCCGCGCGGGCGGCTCATCGCCGCGACTCCGCGAGTACCCGTTCGGCTGCGGCGTCCAGACCGGCGAACGTCACTCGGGCCGTCGTCCAATCACGGGAGGCGTGCGAGAGCACATACGCCGCGCGTGCCGGATCCCGCCGGGCCCGCCACGACGAGATGAGCGCCCGCTGTACCAATCGCGCTGACGACAGCAACGGAAGAAGCTCGAGTTCTTCCTGGGCGACCGGCCTGATGCGGAGATAGTGGCGCAGCCACGAAAGCGGGACCGCCCACGGGTCGGCGGCGTCCACCTCGAGAAGGTTCGACAACGCGATCGCGAGGTCGAAGACCACCGCCGTGCGCACCACGTCGCCGAAATCGAGGATCCCGGTCAAGGCTCCACGAGAGCCGACGAGGAGGTTGTGCGGGCTCAAGTCGTTGTGCACCACCTGGGTGTCCAGTCCGGCGGGCCGGACGTGGAGCGCGAATTCGGCGAGCACATCGCGCGCGAGCATCCGGTCCGCACTGTCCACTGTGTCCAGTACGGGAGCGAGAGCGCCGAGATGGCGCAGATCCCAGATCAAGGTCCGTTCCTGGTTCTCACCGCGGAAGCCGGCGAGCGCGCGGATGAGCTGTGCGTGGTAGCCCCCGAAGGGTGCCGGATCGGCCTCACTCCCGCTCAGCGGTTCGCCAGGGAGGTACGACAGGACCCGCAGCAGCCTCGGCCCGCTCGCGTCCAGTGGCGCGATGTCGTGCACGTCCGCTCCGTCCACACCGGACCGGACGACCGGGATCGGCAGGCCGGGTGCGGTGCGCGCGAGGTGGCGCAGCACCGCCGTCTGCAGCGTGAGATCCTCGGCCGATTCGCCCTCACCACCCACCTTCACCAGGTGGCGGGCGTCTGCCGTGTGCAGGACGAAGGTCTCGTCCTTCTCCGAGGCGACGCGTTCGAGCCTGCCGGACAGGCCGTGCACGTCTCGCAGCGCGGCGAGCACCAGCGTTTCGTCGAGGTGCTCCGTGACGGCGTCGAGGCCGCTCGCTGTCACGAGTTCACGGAAGCCGGGCATGGCGGGGCTCCTCACGAAGCCACCCAGCCGCCGTCGATCAGCAGGCTGGAACCGTGGATGTAGGAGGCGGCGGGGGAAGCGAGGAAGGCGACCGCCGGCGCGATGTCACCGACCTCGCCGACCCGTCCGGCGGGGGTGGACTCGAGCATCTGGCGCTCGTAGTCGGAGTCTTCGAGCAGGTGCGCGTTGATGCTCGTCCGCACGTTGCCGGGAGCGACCGCGTTGACCCGGACGCCCCGCGGGGCGAATTCGGCGGTCAGTGACTTGACCAGCAGCTCCACCGCGCCTTTGGTCGCGCAGTAGGCGCTTGAGTTCGGGAAACCGACGTGCCCGCAGATGGACGAGACGAAGATGACGCTGCTGCCGTCACCGAGGTGTCCGGCGGCCGCCCTGGTCAGCCGGAACGGCGCCCGGACGTTGGTCGCCCACTGGTCGTCGAGCTGCTCGTCGGTGGTGTCGGCGAACGGCGTCGGCAGGAAGATCCCGGCAGCGTGCACGAGCACGTCGATGCCCCCGAAGCGCGCGAGCGTGCGGTCGACGACCTTCCCGGGACCGGCGCCGGTCGTGAGGTCGGCGGCGATCGGCTCGGCCTCCGCACCCGCCGCCCTCAGCTCCGCGGCGACCGTCTCGAGACGACGCGCGTCCCGTCCCACCAGGGCGACCCGGGCACCGGTGGCACCGAGTTCACGCGCGATCTGCGCCCCGATGCCCGAACTCGCGCCCGTGACGATGGCGACCCGGTCGCGAAGCGTCTGTGTGCTGCCAGCCATGAATACTCCCTCGGCCGCTTAATGTAAGAAAACTTACGTTAACGAGGAGTATGCGCCAGGGGAACAGCTAATGCAAGATTTCCTGCGGTAAGGCTCAGGCCGTGCGCAGCGCCCGGTCCACCAGGGCGTCCAGGTCCTGGTCAGGGGACTCGTACCCGAAGACCGCGCGCAGGTAAATAGGTGCGAGCACGACATCGAAGATGTGGGCGACCGTCGGCGGCTTGCCCCCCGCCGCCTCGACCCGGTCCAACGCCCGCTGCATCTGAGTGGTGCGCTGCCGCAGATACCGGGCGGCGTCGTCAGCGGTCGGAGCGGGCTTGCCACCGGCGAGCGGGGAGGTGGCCGCGGCGAGCGCGTGGAACAGCGCGAACCCCTCACGCGTCTTCACCTGTCCGGCGACCGCGTGTGCCCAGTCGAGCAGATCACGGCGCAGGTCGCCGCTGTCCGGAAACGGCGACTCCTCGTTGAGCTGCGTGACCGCGACGTCGAGCACCAGCGACTCGATCCGCCCCCAGCGCCGGTAGATCGTCACCTCGTGCACACCCGACCGCTCGGACACTTCCCGCACCGACGGCTGGTCATGCCCCTCGGCGAACAACTCGCGCACCGCGGTGTGCACCGCGGTGCGCGTACGGGCCGTACGGCCTCCAGGGCGAGTGTCTGCCATAGAGCCAGGCTAACGTCCGCTGGCGGGGCTGTCGTTGGAGCCACGTCGTCTCCGATTGGGCTCCGTTGCCGACGTAGAGTGGTTCAGCGGCTGCCGAGTTCTCCCTTGGTGAACCCGTGTTTGCGTGCCACGAGCACCGTGGCGAGTGCGGGGACGAGCAGTGCGAGCGCGACCCAACTCAGCCAGGACGCATCCAATCCGCCGAGGACGAGGCCTCCGATGATGCCACTACCGGCGATTCCGATGTTCCATCCGGTGGTGAGGAGTGCCTGGGCGACATCGCCGGCGTCACCTGCTGCTTCGGCGACCGCGGTCTGCAGCAGGGTGGAGGTGCCGCCGAACGCGAGCCCCCAGAGCGCTGCGCCGGCGTAGACGAGCGTAGGCACGCCGGAGAAGATGCCGAGCAGCAGCGTGCATGTCGCGAAGAGCGCACACGCGAGAATCATGAGGAGGCGCAGGTGTCGATGGAGGAGCGCTCCGGTGATCCAGATGCTCACCAGTGACACCAGGCCGAAGGTGAGCAGCACGGCGTCGACTTGACTTGCCATGCCGAGTGGCGTGAGGAACGGGGCGATGTACGTGTAGAGGATGCTGTGGGCGAGTACGAACGTGAGGGTCACGAAAAGCACGGGCGCTACACCGGGAATGCGGAAGGTGCGGGTGAGCGGGAGCCGTGAGCCCTTCGCCTGTCCGGGAAAGTTCGGCACCGCCGCGATGACCCACACGATCAACGCGAGCGTCAGGACGGTCATGATCCCGAACGCGTATCGCCACTCGATGAGCTTGGCCAGAAGCGCCGCGGCAGGAACTCCGATGGACAGGGCGACGATCGCGCCCGACATCGCGATCGCCATTGCCTTGCCGCGCTGATGTGAGGGAACCATCCGTACCGCGTACCCGGCCAACAGCGCCCAGAGCAACCCGCCGACGATGCCGCCGAGGAACCGGGCGGCCAGCGTAAGCGCGAAGCTCTCGGAGAACGCGGTGACGGTGTTGGCGATCGCGAATCCTGTGATCGCCACCAGCAGCAGGTGTCGGCGCGGCCAGCCGATCGTCGCCTTGGTGAGCGGGATCGCGGCGAGGATCGCCCCGATCGCGAAGACGGTCACACTCTGTCCGGCGGCACTCTCGCTCACACCCAGGTCTCGGCTCATCGCGGGAAGCACCCCGGCGGGCATCGTCTCGGTCAGGAGCGTGATGAACCCGGTGGTGGCCAACGCCAGAAGAGCCGCCAGCGGGAGCCGGGCGTTCGTCGTCGAGTGAGTTGGCAGAGTCTGGGGTCGTGTCATGGCCCTATGATCAATGAGTGACATTAGTGTGAAGGTCAAATGCGGTATCCGCCGAGTCACATGAAACCAGCCCGCAGAGGCGAGGAGAGGGACATGCGGATCGGTGAGCTGTCGACGCGCACGCGGACTCCGATGAGGTTGCTGCGCTACTACGAGGAGCAGGGACTGATCGAGTCGGATCGACTGCCCAACGGATACCGGGACTATGAGGAGTACGTCGTCGACCGGGTTCTCCAGGTGCGAGGCCTGCTCGACGCGGGGCTGCCCACCCGGATCATCAAGCAGATCCTGCCCTGTCTGAACACCCCGCGCACGATCCACATGCCCTACGTCACGCCGGACATGGTCGCCACGCTCGAACACGAACGCGACCGCATGGCCGAAAAGATCGCATGCCTCACCAAGAACCACCGAGCCATCACCGACTACCTCGACGCCGTACGCGGCGATATCCGAGTCTCCTGACCGATATCGGGCCCCCTGGTCAACTGCGGTCAGGTTCCCTCGTCCGGAGCGCCTCGTCAGAGGTGGACGTCGTGGCGGGAGGAGACGTTCAGTTTGCGGCGAACCTTGACCACATACTCCTCGACCGTGCGACGGGACAGGAACAGGGCCTGTGCGATTTCCTGGTTGGTGTGGCCGCCTGCCAGGAGGCGGGCGACGTCCTGTTCGCGCGGGGAGAGTTCGCTGCCGTATCCGCGTCTGCCACGAGGCGATGGGGTGGCTGTGCCGGTACTGCGGGCGCGGTGGCGGCAGCGGGCGGCGTCGACCGTGGCGCCCAAGGCGTCGTAGGACTGGGTCAGGGCTTCGAGCACCGCGGCGTCGGTGAAGGTTTCACCCTCGGCCTTCTCGGCGAGTTGGGTGGCCCGGTAGGACAAGCCCAGGTCCCAGTGCTGGTCGATTGCTTCCCGGTAGAGCCGGCCTGCCTCTTGATGGTCGTTCGTGGCCGCGGTCAGCCGCGCGCGGCAGGCGGTCAGTCCCGCCTGGGCCAGTGGGGCGTCGACTCCTCGTAGACCATGGGCTGTTTCCGAGACGAGCACCCGTGCCGAGTCGACGTCGTCGACTGCCAGGTGGTAATCGACGGCCTGGGGCAGGATGTCGCCCGACCACATCCACGCGCCCTTGTTCCGCAGCATCATCACGCCGCATCTCACGTGTTCCTCCGCCGCGGCGGTCTCGCCCCGGCTGAGGAGCATGCCGGCCATACCGCCTGCCGCCGAGATGCCCACCGGGAAGACCTGCGCCGTCGGGTGCGAACCCGTCGCCGCCTGGAAAGCTTTCTCCGCCCGCACCCACTCGCCCCGTGCCGTGGCCAGCCAGCCTCGCGTGAGGTGCAGGTCCGTGGTCAGCAGCAGGTCTTCATAGCTTTCGATCAAGCGGTCGAGTCGCTGTTCCAGTCCCTGCCATCGTCCACTGAGCCAGTCGAGCCGGGCCGCCGTGGCCTCGGCGGTGCCGACGACGTAAGAGGACCCACTCCGCTTGGCCAAGGTGATCCCGCCGCGCAGGAACTCCCGGGCCTTGGAGTAGTGCCCGATCCACGAGCAGGCATCCGCCAGGTTGCAGTGGGCCCGAGCCAGATGGTGGAGTTCGTCGGGGTCGTGCACATCCGATGGCGACGGCAGCCGGGAGATGCGCCCCCAGGTGCTCGGGTCTCCGACGATCAGCCGCCCGCCGAGCGTCGTGGCCAGCAGTGCGGTGCACAGTGCCCGGGTGGGCAGGTGGTCGAGGGTCGCCTCGACCCGGTCGAGCGACTTCCGGTGCTCGGCGATGGACGCGGACCCCAGATACGGCCCGGCCATCGCCGCCATGCCGCGCACCGTGCATTCCGGCTGGTCGCCGAGCAGGCCGAGGGCGAGGGCGATCTCCTCGGCGCCGCGGTCGAGCGACCCGGTCTCTCGCTGCAGCAACAGCCCGAACCACAAATGAACCTGGGCTCGGACGTCCGGGGCCAGGCGCGGGTCCACGAGCAGGCTTTCGACTCGCGCGGTCATCATCCCGCCGGGTAGTCCCGTCAGGGCGTAGTCACAGAGCTTGGTCGCCAGCCGGTTCGCGACCTCGGGGCTGGTCTCGGCATCGCCCAGGATCTCGACCAGCACGTCGACCGCGGTGGACACGTCGTTCGCGTCCTCCGCGACTTTGGCGGCGAGTTCGCTGTAGCGCAGCCACTCGGCTTTCATGCCTGCCGCTTTGGCGTGGGCGGACAACCGGGCGACGGGTGCATGGTCGAGGGCGGACAGCGCCGCCAAGGCGCGTTCGTGCAGCTCCCGCTTTCGCGGACCCGGCAGCGACGCGTACACCGCGCGCCTGGCGATGTCGTATCGGAAACCGTATCTGTCGGCCGTTTCCTCCACGAGCACACCGGACTCCAGCGACGCGATCAGGTGCGTCGCGGTCACCTCTCCCGCCACGGCGCCCATCACCTCGGGGGTCTCCGGGACACCCAGCACCGCGGCGGCCTCGGTGAGGGTCCGCGCGGCGTCGGGCAAGGCACCCAGCCGCTCTTCGATCGCCTCCGCCACCGAGGCAGGCACGTCCATTCCCTCGAGGACCCGCCAAGCCAAGTCACCTTCGGCGCGCACGTCCCGCACCGGGTCGCGCAGAGCCCGCACCGTTTCCTCGACCACGAAAGGGATCCCCGCCGTCTCGTGCAGGACGGCTTCGGCGAACCGACGCGACGTCACGGTGGCTCCCACCAGCGCGTCGATCATGGCGCGCACGTCCGCCGCACCGAAGGGGCGCAGGACCAGATCGAGCCCCGTCACTCCGTGCGGCAGGTGGAAGGAGTGGC
Proteins encoded in this region:
- a CDS encoding MerR family transcriptional regulator, giving the protein MRIGELSTRTRTPMRLLRYYEEQGLIESDRLPNGYRDYEEYVVDRVLQVRGLLDAGLPTRIIKQILPCLNTPRTIHMPYVTPDMVATLEHERDRMAEKIACLTKNHRAITDYLDAVRGDIRVS
- a CDS encoding ATP-binding protein, whose amino-acid sequence is MVDGRADPLSGRFRSPPMIGRDAELAALLTAVRHPPSAVFVEGQAGVGKSRLVTEFAAAAARDGAPRVITGSCQPLSDPFPYGVLLDCLSQCGDLLVEPGPVTGALRDHLPELADRLPPAPRALDDPGAERHRVFRAVRDLLRSLGPVVLVLEDLQWADEKTRRVLRFVLANPPPDLSIVATYRREDLPSVAPLGHSFHLPHGVTGLDLVLRPFGAADVRAMIDALVGATVTSRRFAEAVLHETAGIPFVVEETVRALRDPVRDVRAEGDLAWRVLEGMDVPASVAEAIEERLGALPDAARTLTEAAAVLGVPETPEVMGAVAGEVTATHLIASLESGVLVEETADRYGFRYDIARRAVYASLPGPRKRELHERALAALSALDHAPVARLSAHAKAAGMKAEWLRYSELAAKVAEDANDVSTAVDVLVEILGDAETSPEVANRLATKLCDYALTGLPGGMMTARVESLLVDPRLAPDVRAQVHLWFGLLLQRETGSLDRGAEEIALALGLLGDQPECTVRGMAAMAGPYLGSASIAEHRKSLDRVEATLDHLPTRALCTALLATTLGGRLIVGDPSTWGRISRLPSPSDVHDPDELHHLARAHCNLADACSWIGHYSKAREFLRGGITLAKRSGSSYVVGTAEATAARLDWLSGRWQGLEQRLDRLIESYEDLLLTTDLHLTRGWLATARGEWVRAEKAFQAATGSHPTAQVFPVGISAAGGMAGMLLSRGETAAAEEHVRCGVMMLRNKGAWMWSGDILPQAVDYHLAVDDVDSARVLVSETAHGLRGVDAPLAQAGLTACRARLTAATNDHQEAGRLYREAIDQHWDLGLSYRATQLAEKAEGETFTDAAVLEALTQSYDALGATVDAARCRHRARSTGTATPSPRGRRGYGSELSPREQDVARLLAGGHTNQEIAQALFLSRRTVEEYVVKVRRKLNVSSRHDVHL